The Pseudomonas wenzhouensis genome has a segment encoding these proteins:
- a CDS encoding substrate-binding periplasmic protein, with product MPLLPRQVIAILLLCSCAFAARGETLRLVTEAWAPYVFEEHGQATGLDYEITQTVLQRLGIELELQFLPWKRCLLALAHGQADGILDIFHLPEREADMLFVAEPLSDVELVLFHARNRPFRFTSLEDLSDLVIGVSPGYWYNDEAFRTSTLFSREEAQSHEANMGKLIRHRVDLVVNDRRAGLYLIAQMGIEGQIDYHRKRLGRDHLYLALRKDPALQPLAQAFARELRRFKREPAYARLQARYARPHERQP from the coding sequence ATGCCACTATTGCCGCGTCAGGTTATCGCCATACTTCTACTGTGCTCCTGTGCTTTCGCCGCTCGCGGTGAAACGCTGCGCCTGGTCACGGAAGCCTGGGCGCCTTACGTCTTCGAGGAACACGGCCAGGCCACCGGCCTCGACTATGAGATCACGCAGACGGTGCTGCAGCGTCTGGGCATCGAGCTGGAGCTGCAGTTCCTGCCCTGGAAGCGTTGCCTGCTGGCACTGGCGCACGGGCAGGCCGATGGCATTCTGGATATCTTCCACCTGCCCGAGCGCGAGGCCGACATGCTCTTCGTCGCAGAGCCACTGAGCGACGTCGAGCTGGTGCTGTTCCATGCGCGCAATCGTCCCTTCCGCTTCACCAGCCTGGAAGACCTGAGCGACCTGGTAATCGGTGTCTCGCCAGGCTACTGGTACAACGACGAGGCCTTCCGCACCTCGACCCTGTTCAGCCGCGAAGAAGCGCAGAGCCATGAAGCCAATATGGGCAAGCTAATACGCCACCGCGTCGACCTGGTGGTCAATGACCGGCGCGCCGGCCTCTACCTGATCGCGCAGATGGGCATCGAGGGGCAAATCGACTACCACCGCAAAAGACTCGGGCGCGACCATCTGTACCTGGCGCTGCGCAAGGATCCGGCGCTGCAACCACTGGCGCAGGCGTTCGCCCGCGAGCTACGCCGCTTCAAGCGCGAACCCGCCTATGCCCGCCTGCAGGCACGCTACGCCAGGCCGCACGAACGCCAGCCGTGA